One genomic window of Coffea eugenioides isolate CCC68of chromosome 1, Ceug_1.0, whole genome shotgun sequence includes the following:
- the LOC113768334 gene encoding uncharacterized protein LOC113768334 translates to MDHITNIPFSLYDRKDRLFWNYSKSGVYTMKTGYVVAKGQSESMNRSLAHDPETSWEIRKHTVWKKLWGLNVKVKLKHFLWRCMQNGLATNEALYKRLGNGNKICHCCGEEIETIEHIFFFCPKAQVVWKLAPVRWEGLVALQSNLWRWWEAVIQSARESEGKARNKLTFQSEIVDAKVIVDKAQQEWIEYEAANESDTRAKLSLEMEGRVQQRWEPPKEGTMMINTDAAISTKMVRSGLEIIARNWHGVIVKAKGITERRKGEAATEETLAIRGALEMAQDAG, encoded by the exons ATGGATCATATAACCAATATCCCCTTTAGTTTATATGATAGAAAAGACAGATTGTTCTGGAACTATAGCAAGTCTGGGGTTTACACTATGAAGACAGGATATGTTGTTGCAAAGGGGCAAAGTGAAAGTATGAACCGAAGCCTAGCACATGATCCGGAAACCAGCTGGGAAATTAGAAAGCATACAGTGTGGAAAAAATTGTGGGGCTTGAATGTCAAGGTGAAACTGAAACACTTTTTATGGAGATGTATGCAAAATGGACTGGCCACTAATGAAGCTCTCTACAAGAGATTAGGGAACGGTAACAAGATATGTCACTGTTGTGGAGAGGAAATTGAAACCATTGAGCACATTTTCTTCTTCTGCCCAAAAGCTCAAGTGGTATGGAAGTTAGCTCCTGTAAGGTGGGAGGGCTTAGTTGCACTACAAAGTAACTTGTGGAGATGGTGGGAAGCTGTGATACAATCAGCAAGGGAGTCTGAAGGA AAAGCTAGAAACAAGTTAACATTCCAGAGTGAGATTGTGGATGCAAAAGTAATAGTAGACAAAGCTCAACAAGAATGGATCGAGTATGAGGCAGCAAATGAATCAGACACAAGAGCAAAGTTATCTCTAGAAATGGAGGGACGGGTCCAACAGCGATGGGAGCCTCCTAAGGAAGGAACAATGATGATCAACACAGATGCTGCAATTTCAACTAAAATGGTCAGATCAGGATTGGAGATCATAGCAAGGAACTGGCATGGGGTGATAGTGAAAGCTAAGGGAATCACTGAGAGAAGGAAAGGGGAAGCAGCCACAGAGGAAACTCTAGCAATCAGAGGTGCGCTGGAAATGGCTCAAGATGCAGGATAG